One region of Polynucleobacter sp. Adler-ghost genomic DNA includes:
- a CDS encoding flagellar export protein FliJ, whose product MNAIELLHRLAKIREDQAMARAKRVASQVNQQKAFKDQVLDYAKDYESQLLAGGKGGSSVAFIQDANAFREKLLHSAIEMDGQIQGMTKASEETLKVATLARMRTRGLSKLVDKMHLEAKRKQAKAELSQFEDNFSARLSFKSGTKDA is encoded by the coding sequence ATGAATGCTATAGAACTCCTTCATCGCTTAGCCAAAATACGAGAAGATCAGGCTATGGCACGGGCAAAGCGCGTAGCCAGTCAGGTAAATCAGCAAAAAGCCTTTAAAGATCAAGTACTTGACTATGCAAAAGATTATGAGTCTCAATTACTTGCTGGTGGCAAAGGCGGATCTTCAGTGGCATTCATTCAGGATGCCAATGCCTTTAGAGAGAAGCTGCTGCATAGCGCAATAGAGATGGATGGGCAAATTCAAGGCATGACAAAGGCCTCAGAGGAAACCTTAAAAGTAGCTACTTTAGCCAGAATGCGTACTCGGGGACTATCTAAATTAGTAGACAAAATGCACCTTGAGGCCAAAAGAAAGCAGGCTAAAGCAGAGCTCAGCCAATTTGAAGATAACTTCTCAGCAAGGCTAAGTTTCAAATCTGGCACGAAAGATGCATAG
- a CDS encoding carbonic anhydrase has protein sequence MMNRIFNPIVMATSAILLLLLGQPVMASDPAPVASPTEKPADKAKVTVSPGPSSDEEMSKALTNKISKGSGDIVIRSSDLSVAGNAPLYAEVKSKPAVKAPAKSSEKEAHNHHWSYFDGPGGPDDWGNLGKENLACLKGKTQSPININIDRTVKAELNPLEFLYRSSPLSIVDNGHTIMVNYGEGSNLMVDGRQYRLIQFHFHKPSEEAINGERTDMVAHLVHQHHDGSLAVVAVLMSTVKPAALKKYWWGDDSGQENALINTLWNKVPLVKGKTETPGVMIDINQMLPADKSYFTYMGSLTTPPCSENVLWLVLKNPIYVSEAQVKNFDRMYPMNARPLQPKGDRLVKETKDR, from the coding sequence ATGATGAATAGAATCTTCAACCCTATTGTTATGGCAACATCTGCCATTCTCCTGTTATTGCTTGGTCAGCCAGTAATGGCGTCAGACCCTGCTCCGGTGGCTTCGCCTACGGAAAAGCCAGCTGATAAAGCCAAGGTGACGGTGTCTCCGGGCCCATCTAGTGATGAAGAGATGAGCAAGGCTCTAACTAATAAAATTAGCAAGGGATCTGGTGACATTGTGATTCGTAGCAGTGATCTGTCTGTTGCAGGCAATGCGCCGCTCTATGCGGAAGTCAAATCTAAGCCTGCAGTTAAAGCACCTGCTAAGTCCTCTGAAAAAGAAGCACATAACCATCATTGGTCGTATTTTGATGGACCTGGGGGCCCAGATGACTGGGGTAATTTAGGTAAGGAAAACTTGGCCTGTCTTAAGGGTAAGACCCAATCACCGATTAATATTAATATTGATCGAACAGTCAAGGCAGAATTAAATCCCCTCGAATTTCTTTATAGATCATCACCTTTATCGATTGTCGATAATGGACATACGATTATGGTGAACTACGGCGAGGGTAGTAATCTGATGGTCGATGGCAGGCAATATCGATTGATTCAGTTCCACTTTCATAAGCCAAGTGAAGAGGCGATTAATGGTGAGCGTACCGACATGGTCGCGCACTTGGTACATCAACATCACGACGGTAGCTTGGCGGTTGTTGCCGTTTTAATGAGTACTGTGAAACCAGCGGCACTCAAAAAATATTGGTGGGGTGACGATTCAGGGCAAGAGAACGCTTTAATTAATACTCTCTGGAATAAGGTTCCATTAGTAAAAGGCAAGACTGAGACTCCTGGAGTCATGATTGACATCAATCAAATGTTGCCAGCGGACAAAAGTTATTTCACCTATATGGGATCTTTGACAACGCCACCGTGTAGTGAAAACGTGCTTTGGCTTGTTCTAAAAAATCCTATTTATGTAAGTGAGGCACAAGTAAAGAATTTTGACCGTATGTATCCTATGAATGCGCGACCGTTGCAGCCTAAAGGTGATCGTTTGGTTAAAGAAACTAAAGATCGTTAA
- the fliO gene encoding flagellar biosynthetic protein FliO, whose amino-acid sequence MLLFSFIWLALAAALIWVVAYLVKRDSAVRASNPHVMILAQQALGPRERVIIVNVLNRILVIGHTPTQINLLTELDPEDVAHLKPQPSNIDFAKQLRQLVKRNIG is encoded by the coding sequence ATGTTGCTTTTTTCATTCATTTGGCTTGCACTAGCGGCCGCACTTATTTGGGTTGTTGCGTATTTAGTTAAGCGGGACTCCGCAGTCCGTGCAAGCAATCCCCACGTCATGATTTTGGCTCAACAGGCTTTAGGCCCAAGAGAGCGAGTGATCATTGTGAATGTACTCAATCGCATTTTAGTGATTGGCCATACACCCACTCAAATTAATTTGTTGACCGAACTAGATCCAGAAGATGTGGCCCATCTAAAGCCACAGCCTAGTAATATTGATTTTGCAAAACAGCTAAGACAGTTGGTCAAGAGGAATATCGGTTGA
- the fliP gene encoding flagellar type III secretion system pore protein FliP (The bacterial flagellar biogenesis protein FliP forms a type III secretion system (T3SS)-type pore required for flagellar assembly.), with translation MKNKITFSIAGVIGLLGLFPLIAWSQTLPLVTAKQVGGGTSYAVPVETVLAITALSFLPAALVLMTSFTRIIIVFSLLRQALGLTTMPPNIVLIGLSLFLTLFIMNPVFDSIYKTAYQPYSTGKMGFPQAVEVGAKPLKEFMLKQTRKDDLNLFMKMYGKEIQAREDVPFTVLIPAFAISEIKTGFLIGFVIFLPFLVIDFAVASILTSLGMVMVSPMMFSLPIKLIVFTLADGWALLSTSLVQSYIN, from the coding sequence TTGAAAAATAAGATTACCTTTTCCATTGCTGGGGTAATAGGTCTGCTGGGATTATTCCCATTGATAGCCTGGAGTCAAACTTTGCCGCTAGTGACTGCGAAGCAGGTTGGTGGCGGTACATCTTATGCAGTGCCAGTTGAAACGGTGTTGGCTATTACCGCCCTCAGTTTTTTGCCAGCCGCCTTAGTGTTGATGACCAGCTTTACAAGAATCATCATTGTATTTTCTTTATTACGCCAGGCTCTAGGTTTAACGACCATGCCACCCAATATTGTTTTAATTGGACTCTCACTGTTCCTGACTTTATTTATTATGAATCCCGTCTTTGACTCGATTTATAAAACTGCATATCAGCCTTACTCAACAGGAAAGATGGGATTTCCTCAAGCGGTTGAGGTTGGCGCAAAGCCCCTAAAAGAGTTTATGTTGAAGCAAACTCGTAAGGATGATTTGAACTTATTCATGAAGATGTATGGCAAAGAAATCCAAGCACGCGAAGATGTTCCGTTCACTGTCTTAATTCCAGCGTTTGCGATTTCAGAAATTAAGACCGGTTTTTTAATTGGCTTTGTAATCTTTCTACCCTTTTTGGTGATTGATTTTGCAGTGGCCAGTATCCTTACCTCCCTCGGTATGGTGATGGTTTCGCCGATGATGTTTTCTTTGCCGATCAAATTAATTGTGTTTACCTTGGCAGATGGCTGGGCCCTGCTCTCTACCTCATTAGTACAAAGCTACATTAATTAA
- a CDS encoding flagellar hook-length control protein FliK, which produces MPTVSQIQMQAVNSPITEAIAQPGSLAGGAAVPAGFDTFLASLNQKMVARLDGRLNSDKSASPKADLGILNMQNLPHFASQAKESAKFTDPMQLLAAQLAAQGLINPALAQPAAASPLLNGGNGVNAIDSTISLSGLNVPNGLGLNGQNIDPQQSRLITQSLAKAMKDAGQANNFGTQNLQVTQLMQMLQQAKPVNAAQASALEQLKGLVTQVAQAPIITLTQDQVNAIRDLAQQSNLPLAPQLASLVNPAAQAAANPAPIITLTPEIASAIRELQQQAKPVNAAQASALEQLKGLVTQVAQAAPQQAPIITLTQDQVNAIRDLAQQSNLPLAPQLASLVNPAAQAAANPAPIITLTPEIASAIRELQQQAKPVNAAQEAIKASTGEMNLVNVAATTTQPVDEKLNTKTLSDRSIGSDGKNVSVFSPQNSNNSDNALTPLFAGQTSKENIGVDNSIRPRPESDYQTSEQEKVADLSAQDANTVSTPNSGLARLDNHTPEAIQKFQIKQTETSLVSGPLHSEIMSAAKSGGGRIMFELTPPEQGTIRIDLRINQSGQAHLIVEGASDATKSRLDQGGQNLKQEFAQMGLNLSLDLRQGNQSQQASGQSFANARQEYYAKQQNIDPAPKTMTSTGFIGSGHNRSASGTVHLFA; this is translated from the coding sequence ATGCCAACAGTTAGTCAAATACAGATGCAAGCAGTAAATAGCCCCATCACTGAGGCTATTGCGCAACCGGGTAGTCTTGCCGGTGGCGCTGCTGTGCCTGCTGGTTTTGATACTTTCTTAGCATCCTTGAACCAAAAGATGGTGGCACGCTTGGATGGACGATTAAATTCTGATAAATCAGCGAGCCCTAAAGCGGATTTAGGCATCCTCAATATGCAAAATTTGCCACATTTTGCTAGCCAAGCAAAAGAATCTGCAAAATTTACCGATCCTATGCAGTTATTGGCTGCACAGCTAGCTGCACAGGGCCTCATTAATCCTGCCTTAGCCCAGCCTGCCGCGGCCAGCCCATTGCTCAATGGCGGTAACGGCGTCAATGCAATAGATTCAACTATTTCCTTATCTGGTCTAAATGTACCTAATGGACTGGGTTTAAATGGTCAAAATATCGATCCACAGCAAAGCCGATTAATTACCCAATCGCTTGCTAAAGCGATGAAAGACGCAGGCCAAGCCAATAACTTTGGCACTCAAAATTTACAAGTAACGCAATTAATGCAAATGTTGCAGCAAGCTAAACCAGTGAACGCTGCTCAGGCCAGTGCCTTAGAGCAGTTAAAGGGCCTAGTAACTCAGGTAGCGCAAGCACCGATCATCACGCTGACCCAAGACCAAGTCAATGCGATTCGTGATCTTGCCCAGCAAAGCAATCTGCCGTTAGCACCCCAATTGGCTAGCCTGGTGAACCCAGCAGCTCAAGCGGCCGCTAACCCAGCACCGATCATCACGCTGACCCCAGAGATCGCTAGTGCGATTCGGGAGTTACAGCAGCAAGCTAAACCAGTGAACGCTGCTCAGGCCAGTGCCTTAGAGCAGTTAAAGGGCTTAGTAACTCAGGTAGCGCAAGCAGCCCCTCAGCAAGCACCGATCATCACGCTGACCCAAGACCAAGTCAATGCGATTCGTGATCTTGCCCAGCAAAGCAATCTACCGTTAGCACCCCAATTGGCTAGCCTGGTGAACCCAGCAGCTCAAGCGGCCGCTAACCCAGCACCGATCATCACGCTGACCCCAGAGATCGCTAGTGCGATTCGGGAGTTACAGCAGCAAGCTAAACCAGTGAACGCTGCTCAGGAAGCGATAAAAGCATCTACAGGAGAGATGAATCTAGTTAATGTGGCTGCTACTACAACTCAACCTGTAGATGAAAAGCTCAACACGAAGACTCTTTCAGATCGCAGTATTGGATCTGATGGTAAAAATGTTTCAGTTTTCAGCCCTCAAAATTCTAATAATTCCGATAACGCTCTGACCCCCTTGTTTGCTGGCCAGACATCTAAAGAAAACATCGGCGTTGATAATTCCATTCGTCCAAGGCCAGAGTCTGATTATCAGACCAGCGAACAAGAAAAAGTGGCTGATTTAAGTGCCCAAGATGCTAATACTGTAAGCACCCCAAATAGCGGTCTTGCACGTTTAGATAATCACACACCAGAAGCTATACAAAAGTTTCAAATCAAGCAAACAGAGACCTCCCTAGTGAGTGGTCCCTTACATAGTGAGATTATGAGTGCTGCTAAGTCAGGTGGCGGTCGCATTATGTTTGAGTTAACGCCGCCAGAGCAGGGCACAATTCGGATCGACTTACGCATTAATCAAAGTGGCCAGGCTCACCTGATAGTCGAAGGTGCGAGCGACGCTACGAAATCTCGCTTAGATCAAGGCGGCCAAAATCTGAAGCAAGAGTTTGCTCAGATGGGTTTAAATCTCTCGCTAGATCTCAGGCAGGGCAATCAGTCACAACAGGCTTCAGGCCAGTCCTTTGCCAATGCTCGTCAGGAATATTATGCTAAGCAGCAGAATATTGATCCGGCTCCTAAAACCATGACAAGTACTGGTTTTATAGGTTCAGGTCATAATAGAAGTGCTAGCGGTACAGTACATCTGTTCGCTTAA
- the fliL gene encoding flagellar basal body-associated protein FliL encodes MADEERVEPTLDVNGGIPPPPVVEQEEVEEEKPKSKKMLFLIIGLIVVLAGAVGGYLYMQHNAELKRQQEAEDKRPENILKKQLMERKDNAAPIYIALDEMIVNLPGRGGEHYLQTKMVLRTNDGSTEDKIKKFMPVIRDKVITVLSSRQMQELATVEGKTMMAREVALVINSIIAPQLTAIYILQQQPSTADIQNLERIGAVPKETSSGQKITGEAARAAAEFWNVTEMDLPVQAVLFNTFVMQ; translated from the coding sequence ATGGCTGATGAAGAACGCGTAGAGCCTACCTTAGATGTCAATGGCGGGATACCACCCCCACCCGTTGTAGAGCAAGAAGAGGTTGAAGAAGAAAAGCCTAAAAGCAAAAAGATGCTATTTTTGATCATCGGATTGATAGTAGTGCTGGCTGGAGCAGTTGGTGGCTATCTTTATATGCAACATAACGCTGAGCTCAAAAGACAGCAAGAAGCCGAAGATAAGCGGCCTGAAAACATTCTTAAGAAGCAATTAATGGAGCGTAAAGATAATGCCGCTCCCATTTACATTGCCCTAGATGAGATGATCGTAAACCTCCCTGGCAGAGGCGGAGAGCATTACTTACAGACTAAGATGGTACTCAGGACAAACGATGGATCTACTGAAGATAAGATCAAGAAGTTCATGCCCGTCATCAGAGATAAGGTTATTACGGTTTTATCCTCACGCCAAATGCAAGAGTTAGCCACTGTAGAGGGTAAAACAATGATGGCTCGCGAGGTCGCTTTAGTAATCAACTCTATTATTGCGCCGCAACTCACTGCTATTTATATACTCCAGCAACAACCATCAACAGCTGATATTCAAAATTTAGAGAGAATTGGTGCTGTGCCAAAAGAAACCTCTTCAGGTCAGAAGATTACTGGTGAGGCTGCTAGAGCTGCAGCAGAATTTTGGAATGTTACGGAGATGGATCTTCCTGTTCAGGCCGTACTATTCAATACTTTTGTAATGCAGTAA
- a CDS encoding flagellar biosynthetic protein FliQ translates to MESGVILDLVYQALRMAAVLAGPVLMALLVVGLIIGILQAATSVNESTVAFVPKLIVFAAVIVIIGPVSLSLFTDYIRELFARIPGLVN, encoded by the coding sequence ATGGAGAGCGGAGTTATTCTCGATTTGGTATACCAGGCATTGAGGATGGCAGCAGTGTTAGCGGGGCCTGTACTAATGGCATTGCTGGTTGTTGGATTAATTATTGGTATTTTGCAAGCAGCCACCTCTGTTAATGAATCTACCGTTGCATTCGTTCCAAAACTCATTGTATTTGCTGCCGTCATTGTCATCATCGGGCCGGTTAGTCTATCTTTATTTACAGACTATATTAGAGAACTTTTTGCCCGCATACCAGGTTTAGTAAATTAA
- the fliM gene encoding flagellar motor switch protein FliM, with amino-acid sequence MATGAINVEMNIAAEDQQSMFDKSKIIARRRMPTLELIHERFCRAVRLSLFNMIRAPIEVQMHMPSVKSYEQFVSEFPERTNINIVGIRPLRGVGCWIVDPGVVYIAIDNMFGGEGRLAPRLALREYTPTELRIIRRLVDALLNDYEKAWKAVYEIKFDFMRQETNFGFAKITSPSEMVLHSKFTIEINGRPGDVDLCIPFWVMEPIKAILYNNMQGFASEPDEHWTNLLNDQVHEAPVTAVAVLARKQMLLREITSLSVGDIIPIEINDPVTVYVDGLPVIKGQYGVKEGRYSVKVSTIQHPAEFLKSPLEKARLGPSMMRSAEKGELYEQLAENPLAPAAMQAPEPNQRDVSSDTMDQFANTLEPNESMDQAGSAQE; translated from the coding sequence ATGGCGACAGGAGCAATCAATGTCGAGATGAACATTGCCGCTGAAGATCAGCAGTCAATGTTCGACAAATCGAAGATTATTGCTCGTCGGCGCATGCCGACATTGGAGCTTATACACGAACGCTTTTGTCGGGCGGTACGTTTATCCCTATTCAATATGATCCGTGCACCGATTGAGGTGCAGATGCATATGCCTAGCGTCAAAAGCTATGAGCAATTTGTGTCTGAATTTCCTGAGCGTACCAATATTAATATCGTAGGCATTCGTCCACTGCGTGGCGTAGGCTGCTGGATTGTTGATCCTGGTGTTGTTTATATCGCGATTGATAATATGTTCGGTGGTGAAGGTCGGTTGGCACCAAGGCTGGCATTGCGCGAATACACGCCGACGGAGTTGCGTATTATTCGTCGCCTAGTCGATGCATTGCTCAACGACTATGAGAAAGCCTGGAAAGCGGTATATGAAATTAAGTTTGACTTCATGCGCCAAGAGACTAATTTTGGATTTGCCAAAATAACTTCCCCTAGCGAGATGGTGCTGCATTCCAAATTTACTATTGAGATTAATGGCAGGCCAGGTGACGTTGACCTCTGTATTCCATTCTGGGTAATGGAGCCAATCAAAGCAATCTTGTATAACAATATGCAAGGCTTTGCAAGTGAGCCAGATGAACATTGGACGAACTTATTAAACGACCAGGTTCATGAAGCCCCAGTGACTGCAGTAGCTGTATTGGCCCGTAAGCAGATGCTCTTGCGTGAAATTACCTCGTTATCAGTCGGGGATATTATCCCCATAGAAATTAATGATCCGGTTACGGTTTATGTGGATGGCTTACCTGTGATCAAGGGTCAATATGGTGTCAAAGAAGGGCGCTATTCAGTTAAGGTTAGTACGATTCAGCATCCTGCTGAATTCCTAAAGAGTCCTCTAGAGAAGGCGCGCCTTGGACCAAGCATGATGCGAAGTGCTGAAAAAGGCGAGTTATATGAGCAACTTGCAGAAAATCCTCTAGCGCCTGCTGCAATGCAGGCTCCTGAACCCAATCAAAGAGATGTCTCAAGCGATACAATGGACCAATTCGCGAATACACTTGAGCCCAATGAATCCATGGACCAAGCAGGCTCAGCACAAGAATAA
- a CDS encoding flagellar biosynthetic protein FliR, with protein MLTITGLQIEQYMAIFMFASLRVFGLFLTSPMFAMRSVPMQFRLFIALAFGIYLMPVLGTDKIPYPGEITFFASAIELAIGAFIGFAVRVAFMVIDIAAEVLSFLSGFSFASSSFRDPTLDSGLVAQFMGLVVLALAFSLNVHLVLIDIVLTSFKTVPLGVWPQSWTSKGLVDLFSASFRLGLILSMPVLLVYAMFNLTQAFLGRTSPQMNLFSIGFAVSIPLAFLVFFMILPDLQIILERSLENPLQLIRQGVELPNAQ; from the coding sequence ATGTTGACCATTACCGGTCTTCAGATTGAGCAATACATGGCAATCTTTATGTTTGCATCACTACGGGTTTTTGGGCTGTTTTTAACGTCTCCAATGTTTGCTATGCGGTCAGTACCGATGCAATTTCGTTTATTTATTGCTTTGGCATTTGGTATTTATCTCATGCCAGTATTGGGGACCGATAAAATTCCTTACCCAGGTGAAATTACTTTTTTTGCTTCTGCAATTGAGTTGGCGATTGGCGCCTTCATTGGCTTTGCGGTACGTGTAGCATTTATGGTGATAGATATAGCAGCAGAGGTGCTCTCTTTTTTATCGGGCTTTAGCTTTGCCTCCTCTAGCTTTCGGGATCCCACATTAGATTCAGGCTTAGTTGCCCAGTTTATGGGTTTAGTTGTATTAGCGCTGGCTTTTTCGCTCAATGTTCATTTAGTGTTAATTGATATTGTGTTGACCAGCTTTAAGACAGTACCATTAGGTGTATGGCCTCAATCCTGGACATCTAAAGGATTGGTGGATTTATTTTCTGCCTCATTTCGATTGGGCTTAATTTTATCAATGCCAGTACTATTGGTTTATGCAATGTTTAATTTAACGCAAGCATTTTTGGGAAGAACTAGCCCACAGATGAATTTATTTTCAATCGGTTTTGCAGTAAGCATACCGCTAGCCTTTTTGGTCTTCTTCATGATTTTGCCTGACCTACAAATTATTTTGGAGCGCTCGCTTGAGAACCCTTTACAACTTATTCGACAAGGTGTGGAGCTGCCTAATGCACAATAA
- a CDS encoding FliI/YscN family ATPase: MSVLQPQELASQLELRRQHLMQTPYSIREGKLKRVSGIVLEVEGLPMSIGSGATILSELGGKTYDAECIGFNGAITYLMPIDAMENISPGALVYPANTPFNSGSGYISSSVGEPLTIGESLLGRVVDGLGRPIDGKGYGEKQFSPIIQRMLNPLDRTPIHEPLDVGIQAVNGLLTVGRGQRVGIFAGSGVGKSVLLGMLARNCVADVIVIGLVGERGREVREFCEDTLGPESFQRAVVVAAPADASPLARSKGASYATDVAIWFRDQGKHVVLIVDSLTRYAMALREIGLSLGEAPVARGYPPSVFARMPELVERVGNGANPDGSITAFYTVLLEGDDTNDPVADTARGILDGHFFLSRELADSGHYPAIDVEKSISRVMPKVVSKEHLLSARRMKQLYSRYMRGRDLVSMGAYIAGSDPELDAALQAWPKIQAFLQQDADVAVPIDQTETLLAEISPPNL, encoded by the coding sequence GTGAGTGTTTTACAACCTCAGGAATTGGCAAGTCAGTTAGAGTTGCGTCGCCAACACTTGATGCAAACACCTTACTCTATTCGAGAGGGTAAATTAAAGCGCGTCTCTGGAATTGTCTTGGAGGTTGAAGGCTTGCCGATGAGTATTGGATCGGGCGCTACTATCCTGTCCGAGCTAGGTGGTAAGACTTACGATGCAGAGTGCATTGGTTTTAATGGCGCAATCACTTATTTAATGCCGATTGATGCGATGGAAAATATTTCACCGGGCGCCTTGGTGTATCCAGCCAATACACCATTTAATTCTGGGTCAGGTTACATCTCCAGTAGTGTCGGTGAACCTTTGACGATTGGTGAGAGTTTGCTCGGTAGAGTAGTAGATGGTTTGGGTCGACCTATCGATGGCAAAGGATATGGTGAAAAACAATTTTCACCCATCATTCAAAGAATGTTAAACCCCTTAGATAGAACTCCTATTCATGAACCTTTGGATGTGGGCATTCAAGCGGTGAATGGTTTGTTAACAGTGGGTCGTGGTCAACGCGTTGGAATATTTGCAGGATCTGGAGTCGGTAAAAGTGTTTTATTAGGAATGCTTGCGCGTAATTGTGTTGCTGATGTAATTGTGATTGGCCTAGTTGGTGAGCGCGGTCGCGAAGTACGCGAGTTTTGTGAAGATACCTTGGGCCCAGAATCATTTCAGCGCGCGGTTGTTGTTGCAGCGCCTGCAGATGCTTCTCCATTGGCGCGCTCAAAAGGAGCGTCGTACGCAACCGATGTGGCGATCTGGTTTCGAGATCAAGGTAAGCACGTTGTTTTGATTGTCGACTCACTCACTCGCTACGCCATGGCATTGCGTGAAATTGGCCTAAGCTTAGGGGAGGCTCCAGTAGCACGAGGCTACCCTCCGAGCGTATTTGCACGCATGCCAGAGTTAGTTGAGCGCGTTGGAAACGGCGCTAACCCTGATGGTTCAATTACTGCTTTTTATACCGTCTTGCTAGAAGGTGATGACACCAATGATCCGGTTGCTGATACCGCGCGCGGTATTTTGGACGGACACTTCTTCCTTTCTAGAGAATTGGCTGATAGCGGACACTACCCAGCTATAGATGTGGAGAAATCGATTTCTCGGGTGATGCCAAAAGTGGTATCAAAAGAGCACCTACTCTCTGCTAGAAGAATGAAGCAGCTATACAGTCGGTATATGCGGGGAAGGGACTTGGTCTCGATGGGCGCTTATATCGCGGGGAGCGATCCAGAATTGGATGCTGCTTTACAAGCTTGGCCAAAAATTCAGGCATTCCTGCAACAAGACGCTGATGTAGCCGTTCCCATAGATCAAACAGAGACTTTGTTGGCTGAAATTAGCCCACCCAATCTATAA
- a CDS encoding FliH/SctL family protein — protein MPSSDEDSLLTRWEPPSFDPPKPPKPPKVAPIHYPTVEEVEAIRHDAYEEAYELGSNEGFVEGRTAGYDEGKTTGYDEGYKAGYQDAEQETLRLQNALGQLLESLVGMPEAIAAPLTQFSFEIASRLSANSSMERAPFVMAVQEALMRLPRPGENLYLRLRSEEVDTWRKIVEDPGLPFNCTILVDADVRPGHAYVEVSGARIDVGVEARMALVKTALGLDGSVAQDNKVLEQKITPEHLEDESISEAQNADASHAEEEDDHDFVDDANSDSEIDSEIDSARDSDADHPINPDDQVQS, from the coding sequence ATGCCTTCCTCTGATGAGGACTCCTTGCTAACGCGATGGGAGCCACCTTCTTTTGATCCTCCTAAACCTCCTAAGCCACCTAAGGTGGCTCCGATTCATTACCCCACCGTTGAAGAAGTCGAAGCGATTCGACACGACGCTTATGAAGAAGCCTATGAACTTGGTTCTAATGAAGGCTTTGTAGAAGGGCGAACAGCTGGCTATGACGAGGGCAAAACAACTGGATATGACGAGGGATATAAAGCGGGCTATCAAGATGCAGAACAAGAGACGCTTCGTTTACAAAATGCTTTGGGGCAACTTTTAGAATCGCTTGTTGGAATGCCCGAGGCAATTGCTGCACCTTTAACTCAGTTTAGTTTTGAAATTGCCTCTCGTTTAAGTGCAAATAGCTCAATGGAGCGCGCTCCCTTTGTAATGGCGGTGCAAGAAGCGTTGATGCGTTTGCCGCGACCAGGTGAGAATCTCTATCTGCGTTTGCGTTCTGAAGAGGTAGATACCTGGAGAAAGATTGTTGAGGATCCAGGTTTGCCATTTAATTGCACGATTTTAGTCGATGCCGATGTACGTCCTGGGCATGCTTATGTTGAGGTGAGTGGCGCTCGTATTGATGTTGGAGTTGAGGCGCGTATGGCATTAGTGAAGACGGCTTTGGGTTTGGATGGCTCAGTTGCGCAAGATAACAAAGTGCTTGAGCAAAAGATCACACCAGAACATTTAGAAGATGAATCTATTAGTGAGGCCCAGAACGCCGATGCATCTCATGCTGAAGAAGAAGATGATCATGATTTTGTAGATGATGCCAACAGTGATTCTGAAATTGATTCTGAGATTGACTCTGCAAGAGATTCTGACGCCGACCATCCAATCAATCCTGATGATCAGGTGCAGTCATAG
- the fliN gene encoding flagellar motor switch protein FliN, with protein sequence MAENDNDLAKTLTSADVSGSLRKATFNNLEDGSKAGADFNDIDLVMDVPVQVTVELGRAKMQIRNLLNLTYGSVIELDILAGEPLEVVVNGCLVAQGEVVIVNDRYGIRLTDIVTPAERLRKINR encoded by the coding sequence ATGGCTGAAAACGATAATGATTTAGCAAAAACACTGACGAGCGCTGATGTTTCTGGATCCCTTCGCAAGGCGACATTTAACAACCTAGAAGATGGCTCTAAAGCTGGCGCAGACTTTAACGATATTGATTTAGTGATGGATGTACCAGTTCAAGTCACAGTAGAACTTGGACGTGCCAAGATGCAAATTCGTAATCTATTAAATCTGACTTATGGATCGGTGATCGAGTTAGATATCTTGGCTGGAGAGCCACTAGAGGTAGTGGTAAATGGTTGCCTAGTAGCTCAAGGGGAGGTGGTGATTGTGAATGATCGCTACGGTATTCGCTTGACTGATATTGTGACTCCCGCAGAGCGTCTGCGTAAAATTAATCGCTGA